The Streptomyces noursei ATCC 11455 sequence CCGGCCGGACGTCGGGGACCGGCGCGCACGCCGGTAACGGCGGCGCCACTGGCAACCAGTCCGCCTCCGGCGGGGGCGGTGTCGCCCACGCGGGTAACCACCGCACCCTCGTCGGCACGCTGGGGTACCTCGCGCCAGGCAAGCTCACCGTCAAGCCCCAGGGCGGCGGCATGGAGCAGGCGTTCTTCGTCGCCAACGCCACGCGGATTCTCGGCGCGGCCGCGATCTGCTCCGTCGACGGCGGCAGCGTGACCATCGGTACGGACGGCTACGGCACCTCGAAGTGCACCGTGGAGCAACTGGAGAAGGCGGCGAAGACCGACAGCGTGACCGTCCGCGTCACCATGGACCGCAAGTCCGGCGCCGCCGAGACGGTCGCGGAGAAGTACCACCCGTGAGCCACCGCACCCCACGCACACGCCGCCGATCGCAAGGACTCGGCGGCGGCCGCAACCGAGGCTGAGCCGAAGTCATCGGATCTGCCGGACACCGCTGGCCTGCCCGTCGCCGGTACGCACCTGACCGGTCGGGCGGGTCCGGAGCCAGTACGAGCGGGCGGCCACTGCCAGGGTGACTCCATACCCGGCGAACGCGATCATGCCGATCCAACTGACCAGCAGTGCGGACTGCGAGGAGTGGAAGTCGCCCGGTCGGATCGCCAGCACGCCGGTCGAGACCAGGGCGCAGTAGCCGGTGCCCAGCACCCCGTACGGGGCGAGGGTGGCGGCGCCGATCAGGGCCGGGGCGAGCGGGAGCCAGCGCGGAACGCGCCGACCGTGCAGAAACAGCGTCCAGCGGGGGAAGACCTGGCCCCAGGGACGCACCAGGCCCCAGAGCAGGAAGGTGCCGAGCGCGGCCAGCAGCACGGTGGCGTCCAGGCCCCAGGACTCCAGGGTGAGCCACATCTCCGAGGCCCCGTTGCGCCGGGAGGTCGCGAGAATCTCCTCGATGCGCGTCCCCGCGAAGGTCCCTCCGAACGCCCAGGACGACTTCATCGCGCAGTACGGCAGGAAGGCAGTCGTGCCGGCACAGGCGGCGAGTTGGACCCCGGCGGGAGCACAGGACGGTGCCGGTGCACGGGCCCCGGTGGGCGGGCGGTGGCCGGAGCGGCCGGTGGCGACGAGCAGGCACACACCGACGGCGGCCAGGGCATGGTTGGCGGCGGCCGCCCAACTGTCCACGCCCTGGCCGAACATCAGCGTGATCACGTCCATCAGCAGGCCGAACGCGGCGATCCCGGAGAGCCCGCAGACCGTCCAGAGCAGTGCCCGCACCCTCGTCCGCACGCCGTACCGCACCGCCCCCGCGGAGACCAGGGCCGCCAGTGCGCCGACCACCACGACGGCGTAGTCGAGGCCGGCGGGGGCGGGGGCGCCGACGCCATGAAACAGCGGTGTCCCGATCACTGCGCAGACGACTCCGAAGGCGGCGTACGCCGTCCCCCAGAGCACCGTCACCAACCCCACCCGACGCGGCCGGCCCTGCCACCACGCGCGCCCGAGGGTCCCTGGTTGTTGCCTGTCGTCACTCATGCCTCGAACGTCGCACCGACCGCGACGGCACGGCATCGACCACCCGAACGATCCGCCTCCGCCGCCCGGGGGAGGCGGCTGCCGCTCGGTGAGGGAGACGTCGCCTGGGCGGGCGCGGGGCGTCGGTCAGCGGGTCCTCGGCCGGTCGAACCAGAGGGTGGCGAAGGTCGGTGCCAGCCCGGCCCAGAACAGCACCTGGGGCAATGTCCGTGCGGTCCAGGGGACTTGGGAGATGATCAGCGCGCACAGCATCGCCCAGGCTGCCTGGCCCAGCACGATGCGGGACCACCGGTGGCGGCGGATCAGGGACTGGACGTTGAGTCGGACGCCGGCGCGTCGTCGCCGGTAGCGCAGCAGGGCGCCGACGAGCCAGATGACGGTCATCGGGACGAGGTACCACAGACGCTGGCCGAGCGGCAGCGGCAGCTCCCGCTGCACCTTGCCCTCGACGGCGAACAGGTCCAGCATCGCTCCGGCGAGGCCGACGCAGAGCAGGGCCAGCCACCGCACTCCGCGCAGCATGCGGTAGGTGGCCTCGTCGAGGCCGCGTCGCAGGTCGGTGGAGTCCGGTGCGGCGGCGAGCCCGGAGGCGTAGAGGTCGGCGGCCTCGGCGGCCTTGACGCCCGGTGCCCGGGCGGCCTTCCGGGTCTGCCGGGCCAGGGCCTCGGCGTGCGTGGGGTCGATCCGGAGGAGAGCGCGGTCGAACCGGTCGACGGCCTCGGTGTCGAGGGCGAAGCTGGCGATCTGGATGGCGACTTCGTGGGCGTAGACCTCCTCGGGGCCCAGCTGCAGCGCCTTCGCGGCCAGGTTGGCCGCCTCGCACAGCACGGCGTCGAGTCCGTCGCGGGGGAGTTCCTTGAGGTTGTTGGCCTGGGCGTAGCGGATCAGCGACATGCGGCACACGGCGTCGGCGAGCATGGCGTAGCCGAACCAGTGGCCGGGGTCGGCGCGGACCGCTTCCCGCAGGACGGGCTCGGCCTCGCGCCATGACGAGCCGGCCCCGCGGGTCAGTGCCTGGGCGCGCAGGATGAACGCCCCGTAGTCCGCGGGCGCCAGCTTGAGCGCCTGGCTCGCCGCGTCCCGGGCCTGTTCCGCTTGGCCGGTGTTGAGGTGGCAGTAGCCGATCTTTATCCAGGCGCTGAGGTCGTCGGGGACCTCGGCGAGGTGCCGTGCCAGCAGGTCCCGTGCCTGGTCGTGGCGTTCGAAGTCGATCAGGGCCTGGGCCCGTTCGACGGTCGGGTGCAGTGTGGTCACAGTTTGCGCTTCTTCTTCAGGTAGGCCACCAGGTCGTCGTACATGCCGCCGTCGTTCGCGTACATCGCCACGTTGCGGGCGGCCGCGAACCACGGCTCCGTCGAGGGCGCGACCTGCCCCGCCGCGGCCAGCAGGTCCGGCATCCCGATCATGCGGACGGTGCCGGTGCGGGCCGAGTCCAACAGCGCGTGCTCGGCCGCGCCCTCGCAGACATGGGCCAGGTCGGCGCCGGAGAGGCCGTCGGTGGCCTTGACCAGCTTGCCGAGGTCGACGTTCTCGATGGGCCGCTCCCGCAGGTGGTAGCGGAGGATCGCCTCCCGGGCCGGCGCGTCGGGCGGCAGTACCAGCAGGGTCCGGTCCAGTCGACCGGGCCGGCGCAGGGCGACGTCCACGTCCCAGGGCACGTTGGTGGCGGCGAGCACGAACACGCCCTCGTTGGCGTCCGCCTCGACGCCGTCCAGCTCCGTGAGCAGCTGGTTGACGGTGTTGCGCATACCGGCGCTCTGGGTGCGGCTGCGCTTTCCGCCGAGCGCGTCCAGCTCGTCCAGGAAGACCACGCACGGTGCCTGGCGGCGCGCGGTCTGGAAGAGCTCGTGCATATTGCGCTCGGAGTTGCCGATCCACATGTCGAGCACGTCGGTGACCGACACGGACAGGAAACTCGCCCCGAGTTCACCGGCGACGGCCCGTGCGATGAAGGTCTTGCCGCAGCCGGGCGGCCC is a genomic window containing:
- a CDS encoding ATP-binding protein; translated protein: MSAESPLIQSMRSAVAATPDDVPLRLHLAELLLTAGCDDAAVGEAAVALQQAPGDAQAREVMLRALTGAAASPPREAVPPASSQAAPPAQPPTTTSPAAGPAPTPGFDWKAAQDQVGDIVPPRFVEAPLAVDGSGDPGDAAAWDVERPGTVRLADVGGMQQVKERLEAAFLAPLRNPELRRLYGKSLRGGLLLYGPPGCGKTFIARAVAGELGASFLSVSVTDVLDMWIGNSERNMHELFQTARRQAPCVVFLDELDALGGKRSRTQSAGMRNTVNQLLTELDGVEADANEGVFVLAATNVPWDVDVALRRPGRLDRTLLVLPPDAPAREAILRYHLRERPIENVDLGKLVKATDGLSGADLAHVCEGAAEHALLDSARTGTVRMIGMPDLLAAAGQVAPSTEPWFAAARNVAMYANDGGMYDDLVAYLKKKRKL